One Dysosmobacter welbionis DNA segment encodes these proteins:
- the ade gene encoding adenine deaminase, with amino-acid sequence MSESYAGKINRKLLKKRRIINAAAGREPSDLVLKNATYVNVFSNELCHADIAVAEGLIVGMGQYSGTVEEDCTGKIVLPGFLDAHIHLESSLVSPKEFVKAVLPHGTTTVITDPHEIANVMGTDGIEYMLQATEGLPVDVRFMLPSCVPATPLDESGASLDYRAIDSFYDHPRVQGLAEMMNFVGIIAGDDQPVEKIVAAQAHHKKIDGHAPDLVGNDLNAYIAAGVYSDHECHDLNDAIAKLERGQFIMIREGTAARNLDALAPLLCDKYSERCMFCTDDKHPNDLLEKGHIDYIVKRAIGLGVEPITAVKVACHNAARYFLLNNRGAIAPGYLGDFVIIDSFQDFNIERVFKKGELMVDHGVVKDFPAPAIDPYLTERAHSTFHVEHLTAEDFTDARPRGIIGMVNGEITTVDAGYSDRIDVEYDVLKIAVVERHKNTHHIGIGFLQGYGLKSGAVATSVSHDSHNIIVVGTSEDDCAAAANRVVELNGGIVVWDQGKSVAEVPLAIAGIMSDESLTSVNEKLEFAKAKAHELGVNPGIDPFMTLSFMALPVIPSLRITTRGVFDVTTQSYV; translated from the coding sequence ATGTCTGAGAGCTACGCTGGCAAGATCAACCGGAAGCTGCTGAAAAAGCGCCGCATCATCAACGCCGCCGCCGGGCGGGAGCCGTCGGACCTGGTGCTGAAGAACGCCACCTATGTCAACGTCTTCTCCAACGAGCTCTGTCATGCGGACATCGCCGTGGCAGAGGGGCTGATCGTGGGCATGGGCCAATACTCCGGCACGGTAGAGGAGGACTGCACGGGTAAAATCGTCCTGCCCGGCTTTCTGGATGCCCACATCCATCTGGAGAGCTCCCTGGTCTCTCCCAAGGAGTTCGTGAAGGCCGTGCTGCCCCACGGCACCACCACCGTCATCACCGACCCCCATGAGATCGCAAACGTCATGGGTACCGACGGCATCGAGTACATGCTCCAGGCCACGGAGGGCCTGCCGGTGGACGTGCGGTTTATGCTGCCCTCCTGTGTGCCGGCCACGCCCCTGGACGAGTCCGGCGCGTCCCTGGACTACCGGGCCATCGACTCCTTCTATGACCACCCCCGGGTCCAGGGACTGGCGGAGATGATGAATTTCGTAGGCATCATCGCCGGGGACGACCAGCCGGTGGAGAAGATCGTGGCCGCCCAGGCCCACCACAAGAAGATCGACGGCCACGCGCCGGATCTGGTGGGCAACGACCTGAACGCCTACATCGCCGCCGGCGTCTATTCCGACCACGAGTGCCACGACCTGAACGACGCCATCGCCAAGCTGGAGCGGGGGCAGTTTATCATGATCCGGGAGGGCACTGCCGCCCGGAACCTGGACGCCCTTGCCCCCCTGCTGTGCGACAAATACTCCGAGCGATGCATGTTCTGCACCGACGACAAGCACCCCAACGACCTGCTGGAGAAGGGCCATATCGACTACATCGTCAAGCGGGCCATCGGCCTGGGGGTGGAGCCCATCACCGCCGTGAAGGTGGCCTGCCACAACGCCGCCCGGTACTTCCTGCTGAACAACCGGGGCGCCATCGCCCCGGGCTACCTGGGGGACTTCGTCATCATCGACAGCTTCCAGGACTTCAACATCGAGAGAGTCTTCAAGAAGGGCGAGCTGATGGTGGACCACGGCGTGGTGAAGGACTTCCCCGCCCCGGCCATCGACCCCTATCTCACCGAACGGGCCCACAGCACCTTCCATGTGGAGCACCTGACGGCGGAGGACTTTACGGATGCCCGGCCCCGGGGCATCATCGGCATGGTGAACGGGGAGATCACCACGGTGGACGCCGGCTACTCCGACCGGATCGACGTGGAGTATGACGTGCTGAAGATTGCCGTGGTGGAGCGCCACAAGAACACCCATCATATCGGCATCGGCTTTCTCCAGGGCTACGGTCTGAAATCCGGCGCTGTGGCCACATCCGTCTCCCACGACTCCCACAACATTATCGTGGTGGGCACCAGCGAGGACGACTGCGCCGCCGCAGCCAACCGGGTGGTGGAGCTGAACGGTGGCATCGTAGTCTGGGACCAGGGCAAGTCGGTGGCAGAAGTCCCTCTGGCCATCGCAGGCATCATGAGCGATGAGTCCCTGACATCTGTCAACGAAAAGCTGGAATTCGCCAAGGCAAAGGCCCACGAGCTGGGCGTCAATCCGGGCATTGACCCCTTCATGACCCTGAGCTTCATGGCCCTGCCGGTAATCCCCTCCCTGCGGATCACCACCCGCGGCGTGTTCGATGTCACCACGCAGAGCTACGTGTGA
- a CDS encoding Hsp20/alpha crystallin family protein has product MFEMRPYRRNSMSTWNPFSEMEEMERRLFNNDFFSGRGLAEFKTDITDEGDYYELKADLPGFKKEDIQLQLDGDTLTIQAQRHSEHEEQEKKGKYVCCERSYGAYSRSFDVSGIRAEGITASYDSGVLTLKLPKKTVEVSSSRQISID; this is encoded by the coding sequence ATGTTTGAAATGAGACCTTACCGCAGAAATTCTATGAGCACCTGGAATCCCTTCTCCGAGATGGAGGAGATGGAGCGTCGCCTTTTCAACAACGACTTCTTCTCCGGCCGCGGTCTGGCGGAGTTCAAAACCGACATCACCGATGAAGGCGACTACTACGAGCTGAAGGCCGACCTGCCCGGCTTCAAGAAGGAGGACATCCAGCTGCAGCTGGACGGCGACACCCTCACCATCCAGGCCCAACGTCACTCCGAACATGAAGAGCAGGAGAAAAAGGGGAAGTACGTGTGCTGTGAGCGTTCCTACGGCGCGTACAGCCGGAGCTTCGACGTCTCCGGCATCCGGGCGGAGGGTATTACCGCCTCCTACGACAGCGGTGTGCTGACACTGAAGCTGCCCAAGAAGACAGTGGAGGTTTCCTCCAGCCGGCAGATCAGCATTGACTAA
- a CDS encoding cysteine hydrolase family protein — protein MNILIVVDMQNDFVSGALGTPEARRIVPAAAERVAAGIRRGERIFFTRDTHGADYLHTREGRNLPVPHCIRGTEGWEIVEQLRPASAGQAILDKPSFGSAELGRLLAEENEKELIEKVTLIGLCTDICVISNALLVKAFLPEAEVAVDAACCAGVTPESHRTALAAMKSCQITVEHEALPL, from the coding sequence TGATCGTTGTGGATATGCAGAACGACTTTGTGTCCGGCGCTCTGGGGACACCGGAGGCGCGGCGGATCGTGCCTGCTGCGGCGGAGCGGGTGGCCGCAGGCATCCGCCGGGGGGAGCGGATTTTCTTCACCCGGGACACCCATGGGGCGGACTATCTCCATACCCGGGAGGGGCGGAACCTGCCTGTACCCCACTGCATCCGGGGGACCGAGGGCTGGGAGATCGTCGAGCAGCTCCGGCCTGCCAGCGCAGGACAGGCCATTCTGGACAAGCCCTCCTTCGGCAGCGCGGAGCTGGGGCGTCTGCTGGCGGAGGAGAATGAAAAGGAACTCATTGAAAAGGTGACGCTGATCGGCCTCTGCACCGACATCTGCGTGATTTCCAACGCCTTGCTGGTGAAGGCGTTCCTGCCGGAGGCAGAGGTAGCGGTGGATGCCGCCTGCTGCGCAGGTGTCACCCCGGAGAGCCATCGGACCGCGCTTGCGGCCATGAAGAGCTGCCAGATCACCGTGGAACATGAGGCGTTGCCCTTGTAA